A genome region from Dendrosporobacter quercicolus includes the following:
- a CDS encoding C40 family peptidase, producing MFKVKSPLAVALLLTVSVTVITPAPTYASALDSLLTPTTKTAAANSGSSSGGSSFLDVLVGLLLGKLLGNSSSKDDNSVAPGITGKQTAGQSTATGNALIATGKKYLGVPYVWGGTTTAGFDCSGFTQYVMKQNGISIPRTAAEQFAAGKAVDKKNLKVGDLVFFTTYKPGASHVGFYMGNDQFIHASSSAKQVAISSLSEQYFVDRYIGARSFDKY from the coding sequence ATGTTTAAGGTTAAATCGCCGCTGGCGGTCGCGTTGCTCCTGACCGTATCGGTAACTGTAATCACCCCGGCCCCGACTTATGCCTCTGCGTTGGACAGCCTGCTCACCCCGACGACAAAAACTGCTGCCGCCAATTCCGGCAGTTCTTCCGGCGGCAGCAGCTTCCTTGACGTTTTGGTGGGACTGTTATTAGGCAAACTGCTGGGCAACAGCTCCAGTAAAGATGATAACTCCGTCGCCCCCGGCATAACAGGCAAGCAAACAGCCGGCCAATCGACGGCTACCGGCAATGCCCTGATTGCCACCGGTAAAAAATATCTGGGCGTTCCCTACGTCTGGGGCGGTACAACCACGGCCGGCTTTGACTGTTCCGGCTTTACCCAGTATGTAATGAAACAAAACGGTATTTCCATCCCCCGGACTGCGGCTGAGCAATTTGCCGCCGGTAAAGCGGTTGATAAAAAGAATTTAAAAGTCGGCGATCTGGTCTTTTTCACCACCTATAAGCCAGGCGCATCCCATGTAGGGTTCTATATGGGCAATGACCAATTCATTCACGCCAGTTCTTCCGCCAAGCAGGTAGCAATATCGTCCCTGTCTGAGCAGTACTTTGTGGACCGTTATATTGGCGCCCGCAGTTTTGACAAGTATTAA
- a CDS encoding HDIG domain-containing metalloprotein, with product MLTRVRQVFCAFTARISPADRAFVESSLQPPEQALFWGMNLPDQRHALNVAYTARKLADGVAGVDRRLLTKCALLHDVGKVYGDVSTADKILTVVAHRLAPRWAKQWGRAGRGSKLQNLRHAFYVYFHHPARSAALLQQAGTEASVAAIVAKHHAAPAHDDPPELAILRQADHQH from the coding sequence ATGTTAACCCGGGTCCGGCAGGTGTTTTGTGCATTTACGGCCCGTATTAGCCCGGCGGACCGAGCGTTTGTTGAGAGTAGCTTACAGCCGCCTGAACAGGCGTTGTTTTGGGGGATGAATTTGCCTGACCAGCGTCATGCCCTGAATGTGGCCTATACGGCCCGGAAGCTGGCTGACGGCGTGGCGGGCGTTGACCGCCGCTTATTGACGAAGTGCGCCTTGCTGCATGATGTCGGCAAAGTTTACGGCGATGTCAGTACGGCTGATAAAATTCTAACGGTAGTTGCGCACCGGCTTGCCCCCCGCTGGGCAAAGCAGTGGGGCCGGGCCGGCCGCGGCAGTAAACTGCAAAATCTGCGTCATGCTTTTTATGTCTATTTTCATCATCCGGCCCGCAGTGCGGCGTTGCTGCAGCAAGCGGGTACAGAGGCGTCCGTCGCCGCTATTGTGGCGAAGCATCACGCAGCTCCGGCCCATGATGATCCACCGGAGCTGGCAATATTAAGGCAGGCCGATCATCAGCATTAA
- a CDS encoding YerC/YecD family TrpR-related protein encodes MSFNAKLKDELTDQLFRAILLLQNEEECYQFFEDICTISELKSLAQRLEVARMISGEHTYSAIVERTGASTATISRVKKCLHYGADGYKIILTRLAEQEDAVKR; translated from the coding sequence ATGTCCTTTAATGCCAAACTGAAAGATGAATTGACAGACCAATTGTTCAGGGCGATATTATTGTTGCAGAATGAGGAGGAATGCTATCAATTCTTTGAAGATATCTGCACAATCAGCGAGTTGAAATCTCTGGCGCAGCGGCTGGAGGTAGCCCGCATGATCAGCGGTGAGCATACTTACAGCGCCATTGTTGAGCGGACGGGCGCCAGTACGGCGACCATCAGCCGGGTCAAAAAGTGCCTGCATTATGGTGCGGACGGTTACAAAATAATTTTGACGCGCTTAGCTGAGCAAGAGGACGCAGTGAAACGATAG
- a CDS encoding TetR/AcrR family transcriptional regulator, whose amino-acid sequence MIDSAWASFYNDNVMYLGEVMIIYSRENEISTDSQNKRQQILEAAYVVFSRKGFHRATVDEIIALADTGKGTVYNYFVNKEQLFYTLIKERSTPFEQILSEIAKTGLPPLDKIRAMVKVFLQFYSDNADLWRVLMHELRGLGSEGYSSFSEEQQEKYQQRFRDTIGLLQVVFQEGITQGVIRECDTNRVAYGLFSVIVMMVFQHLVGDDVEATANEITSVFFYGVGQ is encoded by the coding sequence TTGATTGACAGTGCTTGGGCGAGTTTTTATAATGATAATGTTATGTATTTGGGGGAGGTAATGATTATTTACAGCCGGGAAAACGAAATTTCTACAGACTCACAAAACAAACGCCAGCAGATCCTGGAAGCAGCATATGTGGTTTTTTCCCGCAAAGGCTTTCACCGGGCAACCGTTGACGAGATTATTGCATTAGCCGATACCGGAAAAGGTACGGTCTACAATTATTTTGTCAACAAGGAACAACTTTTTTATACCTTAATTAAGGAACGGAGCACGCCATTTGAGCAAATATTATCCGAGATTGCCAAAACCGGTTTGCCGCCCCTGGACAAAATCAGGGCGATGGTTAAGGTATTTCTGCAGTTCTATTCGGATAACGCCGATTTATGGCGGGTGTTGATGCATGAATTGCGCGGTTTGGGCAGCGAAGGCTATTCGTCGTTTAGTGAGGAGCAGCAGGAGAAATACCAGCAGCGCTTTCGCGACACCATCGGCCTGCTGCAAGTGGTGTTTCAGGAGGGAATTACCCAGGGCGTTATCCGGGAATGTGATACCAACCGGGTTGCCTATGGTTTGTTCAGTGTTATTGTCATGATGGTGTTCCAACATTTGGTCGGTGACGATGTTGAGGCCACAGCAAACGAAATTACCAGTGTTTTCTTTTACGGCGTAGGCCAATAA
- the hisZ gene encoding ATP phosphoribosyltransferase regulatory subunit: protein MNQNEFVPQIPYGTRDFLPREASRKRAIEAALAGMFVRWGYDEVVTPTIEYLDTLTLGAGCEVQQNLFKFFDKNNHLLALRPDMTTPIARVAASRLRESPLPLKLFYLTNVFRYEQAQAGRQCEFYQAGVELMGAAGPTGDAEVIALAVESMREAGLAEFQISLGQVEFINGIMEESGLALQQRQQVKLAMLTRDLVGLGEILAISGLSREVQHLLQRIPVWHGREDMLDQALTMVTNEKSRGALANLAEIYQLLKVYGVEQYVTFDLGIIRDFDYYTGMVFEGYTPGLGFPLCGGGRYDQMLNSFGAGAPATGFALGIERIMLALERQGKTDKAEAKNFYVAWPSGRLAAAITKAGQLRKSGYSVEVACQAQTEREAAASQTDKGFERLIYLTED, encoded by the coding sequence TTGAACCAGAACGAATTTGTACCGCAAATACCCTATGGCACCCGGGATTTTCTGCCGCGTGAAGCCAGCCGCAAACGGGCGATTGAAGCCGCGCTGGCCGGTATGTTTGTCCGGTGGGGCTATGATGAGGTGGTTACCCCGACCATTGAGTATTTGGACACGTTAACGCTGGGGGCAGGCTGTGAAGTTCAGCAAAATCTGTTCAAATTTTTTGATAAGAATAACCATCTTCTGGCTCTGCGGCCGGATATGACCACACCCATTGCCAGAGTCGCCGCCAGTCGTTTACGGGAAAGCCCTCTGCCGCTCAAACTGTTTTATCTTACCAATGTATTCCGGTATGAGCAGGCGCAGGCCGGCCGGCAGTGTGAATTTTATCAGGCCGGGGTAGAACTAATGGGAGCAGCCGGGCCAACCGGCGATGCAGAGGTCATAGCTTTGGCGGTAGAGTCAATGCGGGAGGCCGGTTTGGCTGAGTTCCAAATCAGCCTGGGGCAGGTGGAGTTTATCAATGGCATTATGGAGGAAAGCGGACTGGCCTTGCAGCAGCGTCAGCAGGTAAAACTGGCGATGCTGACCAGGGATCTGGTGGGGCTTGGCGAAATCCTGGCGATTAGCGGGCTGAGCCGGGAGGTGCAGCATTTATTGCAGCGGATTCCGGTATGGCATGGGCGTGAGGACATGCTTGATCAGGCCTTAACGATGGTGACAAACGAAAAAAGCCGCGGGGCCCTGGCCAATTTAGCGGAAATTTACCAGTTGCTCAAGGTTTATGGCGTTGAACAATATGTAACCTTCGATTTGGGGATCATTCGCGATTTTGATTATTATACCGGCATGGTTTTTGAAGGTTACACGCCAGGCCTTGGTTTTCCTCTGTGCGGCGGCGGACGTTATGACCAAATGCTGAATTCGTTTGGGGCAGGCGCTCCGGCCACCGGTTTCGCCCTGGGCATTGAACGGATTATGCTGGCGCTGGAACGTCAGGGGAAAACCGATAAAGCCGAGGCTAAAAACTTCTACGTGGCCTGGCCGTCCGGCCGTCTGGCGGCGGCAATTACCAAAGCCGGGCAACTGAGAAAGTCCGGCTATTCGGTGGAAGTCGCCTGTCAGGCCCAGACAGAGCGGGAGGCAGCAGCCAGCCAAACGGACAAAGGCTTTGAACGGCTAATTTATCTTACGGAGGATTAA
- a CDS encoding insulinase family protein yields the protein MTLQLGAVYHGFRLTEEKQIEEIHSLARLFYHEKSGARLLYLQNEDDNKVFSITFRTPPADSTGVAHIVEHSVLCGSRKFNMKEPFVELIKGSLNTYLNAMTFPDKTMYPVASRNDKDFHNLMDVYLDAVFFPNIYQHPEILMQEGWHYELEDRNGELTYKGVVYNEMKGAFSTPEAVLDKEIMASLFPDTTYGFESGGDPDDIPDLTQEDFLEFHRKLYHPANSYLFLYGDVDILEKLAFIDEEYLSEFSRIPVESAISLQSLFSAKAEKTAEYPVSPNEQLQDKTFLSLNFLIGKATEPDKTLAFQALEHLLLRTPAAPLKKALIDAGIGKDVLSSFSESILQPTFSIIVNGSEVEHKARFEQVIEETLKKLVAGGIDKKLIEASINLLEFKLREADFGRSPKGLVYNIKCMNSWLYDESPFLQLEYEQALEKIKTALTGNYFEQLIQERLLDNQHKTVVILQPRQGLAEQKSAEIKKRLAEHKAKLSTGEVDRIIEQTRHLKERQETPDSPETLAAIPLLRLSDIDGKAEELILSEQNEQGVKVLFHPIATNQIAYMNLYFDAAGVPQPKLAYAYLLAEILGKVSTEQYEYTELANEININTGGISYDVLAYTENDNDDVYYPKFRIKSKALVKKLPRMLEIIGGITASSEFTDKKRLKELVQQVKAALAMFLLRNAQQVAAGRVLSYFSPSAKYNEAGLLTFYEFMVDLEKNFDGKFAELSANLQSVAKLVFNKSNLLVSVTVEQDNYSRFQQAFDQLLSRLGQEQVQPRPYDFAIAALNEGLMTSGKVQYVAKGANFRKLGYDYHGSLKVLETILRYDYLWNKIRVQGGAYGAFAQFRRNGNMVLGSYRDPNLGETLKVYNQTPQYLRSFDVSEREMTKYVIGTMSQLDTPLTPPMKGDVAAECYIRNITQAMIQQERDEILSTSKAGIQKLADLIDAAMKQNYLCVLGSEEKICANKDTFKQIKNIFE from the coding sequence ATGACCTTACAATTAGGAGCTGTTTATCACGGCTTCCGGCTGACCGAAGAAAAGCAAATCGAGGAAATACATTCACTGGCCCGGTTGTTTTATCATGAAAAAAGCGGGGCCCGCTTGCTTTATCTGCAAAATGAGGATGATAATAAGGTATTTTCCATTACATTTCGCACGCCGCCTGCGGATAGCACCGGGGTGGCGCATATCGTCGAGCACTCGGTGTTGTGCGGTTCTCGCAAGTTTAATATGAAGGAACCGTTTGTGGAATTGATCAAAGGTTCTTTGAACACCTATCTTAATGCCATGACGTTTCCCGATAAAACGATGTATCCGGTGGCCAGCCGCAATGACAAGGATTTTCATAACCTCATGGATGTTTATCTGGATGCGGTATTTTTCCCCAATATTTATCAGCATCCGGAAATTCTGATGCAGGAAGGCTGGCATTACGAGCTGGAAGACAGAAACGGTGAGCTAACGTATAAAGGCGTTGTCTATAATGAAATGAAAGGCGCGTTTTCAACGCCGGAGGCGGTGCTGGATAAAGAGATTATGGCCTCTTTGTTTCCTGATACCACTTATGGCTTTGAATCCGGCGGCGACCCGGATGATATTCCGGATCTGACGCAGGAAGACTTTCTGGAATTTCACCGCAAATTGTATCATCCGGCCAACAGCTATCTTTTTCTCTATGGCGATGTAGACATTCTGGAAAAGTTAGCCTTTATTGACGAAGAATATTTAAGTGAATTCAGCAGGATACCGGTGGAATCAGCAATTTCCCTGCAGTCCTTATTCAGTGCCAAGGCCGAAAAAACCGCCGAATATCCGGTTTCACCCAATGAACAATTACAGGATAAAACTTTTTTGAGTTTGAATTTCCTGATCGGCAAGGCGACCGAACCGGATAAGACCCTGGCGTTTCAGGCTTTGGAACACTTGCTGCTCAGAACTCCGGCCGCCCCGCTGAAGAAAGCCCTGATTGACGCCGGGATCGGTAAAGATGTGTTAAGCAGCTTTAGCGAAAGCATTCTGCAGCCGACATTCAGCATTATTGTCAACGGATCGGAGGTTGAGCACAAAGCCAGATTTGAACAGGTCATTGAGGAGACTTTGAAAAAACTTGTCGCCGGGGGCATTGATAAGAAGCTGATTGAGGCCTCCATTAATCTGCTGGAGTTTAAATTGCGGGAAGCTGATTTTGGCCGCAGCCCGAAGGGGCTGGTCTATAATATCAAGTGCATGAACAGCTGGCTGTATGATGAGAGTCCCTTTCTGCAGTTAGAGTATGAACAGGCGCTGGAAAAAATTAAGACGGCCTTAACCGGCAATTATTTTGAGCAGCTGATTCAGGAAAGACTGCTTGATAATCAACATAAGACTGTTGTCATTTTACAACCCCGACAGGGGCTGGCTGAACAGAAATCAGCCGAAATAAAAAAAAGACTGGCTGAGCATAAAGCTAAGCTGTCCACCGGCGAGGTTGACCGGATCATTGAGCAGACCAGGCATCTGAAGGAACGCCAGGAAACACCGGACTCCCCTGAAACACTGGCGGCAATCCCGCTGCTCAGGCTGAGTGATATTGATGGCAAGGCCGAGGAACTCATTCTCAGCGAGCAAAACGAGCAAGGGGTAAAGGTGCTGTTTCATCCCATTGCCACCAATCAGATTGCCTATATGAATTTATATTTTGACGCCGCCGGCGTTCCCCAGCCTAAATTAGCCTATGCTTATTTGCTGGCCGAGATTTTAGGCAAGGTTTCGACCGAACAGTATGAATATACCGAACTGGCCAATGAAATCAATATAAATACCGGCGGAATCAGTTATGATGTGCTGGCTTATACCGAAAATGACAATGATGACGTGTACTACCCTAAGTTTAGAATCAAGTCCAAGGCACTGGTAAAAAAACTGCCCAGAATGCTGGAAATCATTGGCGGCATTACAGCCTCCAGCGAGTTTACCGATAAAAAGAGGTTAAAGGAGCTTGTTCAGCAGGTCAAAGCCGCCCTGGCAATGTTTTTACTGCGCAATGCCCAGCAGGTTGCCGCCGGGCGTGTATTGTCCTATTTTTCGCCATCGGCGAAATACAATGAAGCCGGCTTGTTGACTTTTTATGAATTTATGGTCGATTTAGAAAAGAATTTCGACGGTAAATTCGCTGAACTCAGCGCTAACCTGCAAAGCGTGGCTAAACTGGTGTTTAATAAAAGCAACCTGCTGGTCAGCGTTACGGTCGAACAGGACAATTACAGCCGTTTCCAGCAGGCGTTTGACCAATTGCTGAGCCGCCTGGGCCAGGAGCAGGTTCAGCCCCGTCCCTACGATTTTGCTATTGCCGCCTTAAATGAAGGCTTGATGACCTCCGGCAAAGTCCAGTATGTGGCCAAGGGAGCCAACTTCCGCAAACTGGGCTATGACTATCATGGCAGTTTGAAAGTGCTGGAAACTATTTTGCGGTATGACTATCTGTGGAATAAAATCAGGGTGCAGGGCGGCGCTTACGGAGCCTTTGCCCAATTCAGGCGCAACGGCAATATGGTGCTGGGTTCCTACCGGGATCCAAACCTGGGCGAGACGCTGAAAGTGTATAATCAAACGCCGCAGTATTTACGCAGCTTTGATGTCAGTGAGCGGGAAATGACCAAATATGTAATTGGAACAATGAGCCAGCTGGATACCCCGCTTACACCGCCAATGAAAGGCGATGTCGCCGCCGAATGCTATATCCGGAACATTACCCAGGCTATGATCCAGCAGGAACGGGATGAAATATTAAGTACCAGCAAAGCAGGCATTCAAAAGCTGGCTGACTTAATTGACGCTGCGATGAAACAAAACTATCTGTGCGTACTTGGCAGTGAAGAAAAAATTTGCGCCAATAAGGATACGTTTAAGCAAATCAAAAACATTTTTGAATAA
- a CDS encoding dipeptidase, producing the protein MQIIDLHCDTISALAKCRPAGGLRSNELSVDIGKLEQAGSLAQFFAMFIDLQETAQPLAECLRLIACFSQEMAANRDKIKLATCYADIESNDKLGKISAFLTIEEGGVFGGKLSNLRLFYDLGVRLVTLTWNYPNEIGFPNCRPEYQNSGLTEFGRQVVNEMNQLKMIVDVSHLSDQGFYDVAECASRPFVASHSNARSITGHPRNLTDPMIRRLAEKGGVVGVNFANRFLGASPVSRVEDIVHHIRHIYQVGGIDVLALGSDFDGIDPRLEIENIGQIGKLVQALKCSGFKEGEIEKICNKNSIRVIQACLS; encoded by the coding sequence ATGCAAATTATTGATTTACATTGCGATACCATTTCCGCCCTGGCTAAATGCCGGCCGGCCGGCGGTCTGCGTTCTAATGAACTCAGTGTGGATATCGGCAAATTGGAGCAGGCCGGGTCGCTGGCGCAGTTTTTTGCGATGTTTATTGACCTGCAGGAAACCGCTCAGCCATTGGCGGAATGTTTACGGCTTATTGCGTGTTTTTCTCAGGAAATGGCTGCCAATCGTGATAAAATCAAGTTGGCCACCTGCTATGCCGATATTGAGAGTAATGACAAGCTTGGTAAAATTTCGGCCTTTCTAACAATTGAAGAAGGCGGGGTGTTTGGCGGTAAATTAAGCAATTTGCGGCTGTTTTACGATTTGGGCGTGCGTTTAGTGACCCTTACGTGGAATTATCCCAATGAAATTGGCTTTCCTAACTGCCGTCCGGAATATCAAAACAGTGGTCTGACTGAGTTTGGGCGGCAGGTGGTAAATGAAATGAATCAGCTGAAAATGATTGTTGACGTGTCTCATTTGTCTGACCAGGGATTTTACGACGTAGCTGAATGCGCCAGCCGGCCGTTTGTGGCCTCTCATTCTAATGCCCGCAGCATAACCGGCCATCCCCGTAATCTTACCGACCCGATGATCAGGCGATTGGCGGAAAAAGGCGGTGTAGTGGGCGTTAACTTCGCCAATCGTTTTCTTGGCGCCAGTCCGGTCAGCCGGGTGGAGGATATTGTGCATCATATCAGACATATCTATCAGGTTGGCGGTATTGATGTACTGGCGCTAGGCTCGGATTTCGACGGTATTGATCCCCGGCTGGAAATTGAAAACATCGGGCAAATTGGCAAATTGGTTCAGGCGTTAAAATGCAGCGGTTTTAAGGAAGGAGAAATTGAAAAAATCTGTAATAAGAATAGTATAAGGGTAATCCAAGCCTGTTTGTCTTAA